One window of the Onychostoma macrolepis isolate SWU-2019 chromosome 21, ASM1243209v1, whole genome shotgun sequence genome contains the following:
- the pacs1a gene encoding phosphofurin acidic cluster sorting protein 1a isoform X1 — MSERGGLQQRAGAPSPHLQPLRTVTISSSRPVQMNLFATWEIDSSSPSCVPRLLSLTLKKLVILKELDRDLTSVVIAVKLQGSKRILRSNEIMLSSAGLTETDLQLSFSLQYPHFLKRDANKLQIMLQRRKRYKNRTILGYKTLALGMINMAEVMQHPTEGAQVLGLHTTVKDTPVPVAEIRVYSLSSQPIDPEGPKAKLSDRSPDIDNYSEEEEESYSSEQDGSDDPLQGQYLYDDEDELRKKKPRRKLPSTASITRANVSDQPNIKQKLMALVKWFKVSDEVGFGLDHVSQEQIRDVEEDLDELYDSLEMYNPSDSGPDMDETDSIISTPKPKLRPFFEGMSQSSSHTEFGSMNSRCSHSKDKLSPRAEQTVSGKIQRSPSANMDDAFSEMDTLELNEVEVIADGTPSITLSVAERPRTPQRSNSTNMPSPRLDGSHTPKQRRGTPMKERQLSKPLSERTNSSDSERSPELSLTPQMPRKIVYDQLNQILLSDSTLPDSLILVNGSDWQGHYVAELLQAQKLPVVCTCSGSEIQAVLSALLTRIQKFCNCNSIMPKPVKVVAVGGQSYLGAVLRFYVSQLANKMSDWLSHMKFLVVPIGSHPVAKHLGSLDNRYSSSFLDSSWREFFSRPEPPQTASSGDFVDVAGRILQYINGSTVTHQFPIAEAMLTCKHKTQDDDSHQNFVPFVGVVKVGLVEPSPGSSGGDCEEGLPLSLAVPSTSPPAHGSPTGMMKDSATPPPSPSLSGLAALGSPSMSHGMDAIGLQVDYWVSSGAEKRKDGERRDTGNKITLKCAFRSLQVSRLPGSFELQTGSNTMSMTVVTKEKNKKVPTIFLGKKPKERDTESKSQVIEGITRLICSAKNQQTSLRVSVDGMEWNDVKFFQLASQWPTHVKYFPVGLFGYNKSST; from the exons ATGTCGGAGCGAGGAGGGCTTCAGCAGCGAGCGGGAGCTCCGTCTCCCCACTTGCAGCCTCTCAGGACGGTCACGATTTCTTCGAGTCGCCCGGTTCAGATGAACCTGTTCGCGACATGGGAGATTGACAGCTCCTCTCCCAGCTGTGTGCCCAG ACTTCTCAGTCTAACTCTTAAAAAATTAGTAATTTTGAAGGAGCTGGACCGAGATCTTACTTCAGTGGTCATTGCAGTTAAACTTCAG GGCTCAAAACGCATTCTGCGGTCAAATGAAATCATGCTGTCTTCTGCAGGCCTTACTGAGACTGATCTCCAGCTGTCCTTCTCTCTTCAG TACCCACACTTTTTGAAGAGAGATGCCAACAAGCTTCAGATTATGCTCCAGAGACGCAAGAGGTACAAGAATCGCACTATACTGGGCTATAAGACCCTCGCCCTGGGGATGATAAATATGGCTGAG GTGATGCAGCATCCGACCGAAGGTGCTCAGGTGTTGGGCTTGCACACGACGGTGAAGGACACACCAGTGCCCGTTGCTGAGATCAGGGTCTATTCTCTCTCCAGTCAACCCATCGACCCAGAGGGACCAAAGGCCAAGCTATCCG ATCGTTCACCAGACATCGATAATTACtctgaggaggaagaggaaagcTATTCGTCAGAGCAGGACGGCAGTGATGACCCTCTACAGGGGCAG TATCTCTATGATGACGAGGATGAACTGAGGAAGAAGAAACCTCGCCGTAAACTCCCCTCCACAGCCTCCATCACCAGAGCTAATGTAAGTGAC CAACCCAACATCAAACAGAAGCTTATGGCATTGGTGAAATGGTTCAAAGTGTCTGATGAG GTGGGGTTTGGTTTGGATCATGTGTCCCAAGAGCAGATCCGAGATGTGGAAGAGGATCTGGATGAGCTCTATGACAGTCTTGAGATGTACAACCCCAGTGACAGCGGCCCAGACATGGATGAAACGGACAGTATTATCAGCACACCCAAACCCAAACTCCG gccGTTTTTTGAAGGCATGTCACAGTCCAGCTCTCACACTGAGTTTGGTAGCATGAATAGCAGGTGCAGCCACAGCAAAGACAAGCTGAGTCCT aGGGCCGAGCAGACTGTATCTGGTAAAATCCAGCGTTCCCCCAGTGCGAACATGGACGACGCTTTCTCAGAGATGGACACATTG GAACTCAATGAAGTGGAAGTGATCGCCGACGGGACCCCTAGCATCACTTTATCAGTAGCAGAGAGGCCCCGGACCCCACAGAGGAGCAATAGCACTAACATGCCGTCTCCTAG ACTGGATGGCAGTCATACCCCCAAACAGAGGCGAGGGACCCCTATGAAAGAGAGACAGCTGTCCAAACCGCTCAGTGAACGTACAAACAGCTCGGACAGTGAGAGATCACCCGAGCTCAGCCTCACCCCTCAG aTGCCTAGGAAGATAGTGTATGACCAGCTCAACCAGATCTTGCTGTCTGACAGCACTCTTCCTGACAGCCTTATCCTGGTCAATGGCAGCGACTGGCAAGGACAT taTGTGGCTGAGCTGCTGCAGGCCCAGAAGCTGCCGGTGGTCTGCACCTGCTCCGGATCAGAAATCCAGGCCGTCCTTTCTGCCCTGCTCACACGCATACAGAAATT CTGCAACTGTAACTCCATCATGCCCAAACCGGTGAAGGTGGTGGCGGTTGGAGGTCAGAGCTACTTAGGAGCTGTCTTGAGATTTTACGTTTCTCAGCTCGCCAACAAGATGTCTGACTGGCTCAGCCACATGAAGTTCCTTGTGGTGCCTATAG GTTCTCACCCTGTGGCCAAACACCTCGGTTCTCTGGACAATCGCTACAGTTCTTCCTTCCTGGACAGCTCGTGGCGAGAGTTTTTCAGCCGCCCAGAGCCTCCTCAGACTG CTTCCTCTGGTGACTTTGTGGATGTGGCCGGGCGAATTCTACAATACATCAACGGATCTACAGTTACTCATCAGTTTCCCATTGCTGAGGCCATGCTGACCTGCAAACACAAGAC GCAAGATGATGATTCCCACCAAAATTTTGTTCCATTTGTGGGT GTGGTTAAGGTGGGATTGGTAGAGCCCAGCCCAGGATCTTCAg GTGGAGATTGTGAGGAGGGTTTGCCTTTGAGTTTGGCAGTTCCATCGACGTCTCCACCGGCTCATGGATCTCCCACTGGGATGATGAAAGATTCTGCAACGCCTCCTCCATCACCATCACTAAGCGGACTGGCTGCACTAGG GAGCCCCAGCATGTCTCATGGTATGGATGCCATTGGGCTGCAGGTGGATTACTGGGTGTCGTCAGGGGCTGAGAAGCGCAAAGATGGCGAGCGGAGAGACACGGGCAATAAGATCACTTTAAAGTGTGCGTTCAGATCCCTGCAGGTTAGCCGACTGCCCGGCTCCTTTGAGCTCCAGACTGGCTCTAACACCATGTCCATGACTGTGGTGACCAAGGAGAAAAACAAGAAAG TCCCGACCATCTTCCTGGGAAAGAAGCcgaaagagagagacacagagtcAAAGAGTCAGGTCATTGAAGGCATCACAAGACTAATCTGCTCTGCTAAGAATCAACAAACCAGTCTAAGAG
- the pacs1a gene encoding phosphofurin acidic cluster sorting protein 1a isoform X2 gives MSERGGLQQRAGAPSPHLQPLRTVTISSSRPVQMNLFATWEIDSSSPSCVPRLLSLTLKKLVILKELDRDLTSVVIAVKLQGSKRILRSNEIMLSSAGLTETDLQLSFSLQYPHFLKRDANKLQIMLQRRKRYKNRTILGYKTLALGMINMAEVMQHPTEGAQVLGLHTTVKDTPVPVAEIRVYSLSSQPIDPEGPKAKLSDRSPDIDNYSEEEEESYSSEQDGSDDPLQGQYLYDDEDELRKKKPRRKLPSTASITRANQPNIKQKLMALVKWFKVSDEVGFGLDHVSQEQIRDVEEDLDELYDSLEMYNPSDSGPDMDETDSIISTPKPKLRPFFEGMSQSSSHTEFGSMNSRCSHSKDKLSPRAEQTVSGKIQRSPSANMDDAFSEMDTLELNEVEVIADGTPSITLSVAERPRTPQRSNSTNMPSPRLDGSHTPKQRRGTPMKERQLSKPLSERTNSSDSERSPELSLTPQMPRKIVYDQLNQILLSDSTLPDSLILVNGSDWQGHYVAELLQAQKLPVVCTCSGSEIQAVLSALLTRIQKFCNCNSIMPKPVKVVAVGGQSYLGAVLRFYVSQLANKMSDWLSHMKFLVVPIGSHPVAKHLGSLDNRYSSSFLDSSWREFFSRPEPPQTASSGDFVDVAGRILQYINGSTVTHQFPIAEAMLTCKHKTQDDDSHQNFVPFVGVVKVGLVEPSPGSSGGDCEEGLPLSLAVPSTSPPAHGSPTGMMKDSATPPPSPSLSGLAALGSPSMSHGMDAIGLQVDYWVSSGAEKRKDGERRDTGNKITLKCAFRSLQVSRLPGSFELQTGSNTMSMTVVTKEKNKKVPTIFLGKKPKERDTESKSQVIEGITRLICSAKNQQTSLRVSVDGMEWNDVKFFQLASQWPTHVKYFPVGLFGYNKSST, from the exons ATGTCGGAGCGAGGAGGGCTTCAGCAGCGAGCGGGAGCTCCGTCTCCCCACTTGCAGCCTCTCAGGACGGTCACGATTTCTTCGAGTCGCCCGGTTCAGATGAACCTGTTCGCGACATGGGAGATTGACAGCTCCTCTCCCAGCTGTGTGCCCAG ACTTCTCAGTCTAACTCTTAAAAAATTAGTAATTTTGAAGGAGCTGGACCGAGATCTTACTTCAGTGGTCATTGCAGTTAAACTTCAG GGCTCAAAACGCATTCTGCGGTCAAATGAAATCATGCTGTCTTCTGCAGGCCTTACTGAGACTGATCTCCAGCTGTCCTTCTCTCTTCAG TACCCACACTTTTTGAAGAGAGATGCCAACAAGCTTCAGATTATGCTCCAGAGACGCAAGAGGTACAAGAATCGCACTATACTGGGCTATAAGACCCTCGCCCTGGGGATGATAAATATGGCTGAG GTGATGCAGCATCCGACCGAAGGTGCTCAGGTGTTGGGCTTGCACACGACGGTGAAGGACACACCAGTGCCCGTTGCTGAGATCAGGGTCTATTCTCTCTCCAGTCAACCCATCGACCCAGAGGGACCAAAGGCCAAGCTATCCG ATCGTTCACCAGACATCGATAATTACtctgaggaggaagaggaaagcTATTCGTCAGAGCAGGACGGCAGTGATGACCCTCTACAGGGGCAG TATCTCTATGATGACGAGGATGAACTGAGGAAGAAGAAACCTCGCCGTAAACTCCCCTCCACAGCCTCCATCACCAGAGCTAAT CAACCCAACATCAAACAGAAGCTTATGGCATTGGTGAAATGGTTCAAAGTGTCTGATGAG GTGGGGTTTGGTTTGGATCATGTGTCCCAAGAGCAGATCCGAGATGTGGAAGAGGATCTGGATGAGCTCTATGACAGTCTTGAGATGTACAACCCCAGTGACAGCGGCCCAGACATGGATGAAACGGACAGTATTATCAGCACACCCAAACCCAAACTCCG gccGTTTTTTGAAGGCATGTCACAGTCCAGCTCTCACACTGAGTTTGGTAGCATGAATAGCAGGTGCAGCCACAGCAAAGACAAGCTGAGTCCT aGGGCCGAGCAGACTGTATCTGGTAAAATCCAGCGTTCCCCCAGTGCGAACATGGACGACGCTTTCTCAGAGATGGACACATTG GAACTCAATGAAGTGGAAGTGATCGCCGACGGGACCCCTAGCATCACTTTATCAGTAGCAGAGAGGCCCCGGACCCCACAGAGGAGCAATAGCACTAACATGCCGTCTCCTAG ACTGGATGGCAGTCATACCCCCAAACAGAGGCGAGGGACCCCTATGAAAGAGAGACAGCTGTCCAAACCGCTCAGTGAACGTACAAACAGCTCGGACAGTGAGAGATCACCCGAGCTCAGCCTCACCCCTCAG aTGCCTAGGAAGATAGTGTATGACCAGCTCAACCAGATCTTGCTGTCTGACAGCACTCTTCCTGACAGCCTTATCCTGGTCAATGGCAGCGACTGGCAAGGACAT taTGTGGCTGAGCTGCTGCAGGCCCAGAAGCTGCCGGTGGTCTGCACCTGCTCCGGATCAGAAATCCAGGCCGTCCTTTCTGCCCTGCTCACACGCATACAGAAATT CTGCAACTGTAACTCCATCATGCCCAAACCGGTGAAGGTGGTGGCGGTTGGAGGTCAGAGCTACTTAGGAGCTGTCTTGAGATTTTACGTTTCTCAGCTCGCCAACAAGATGTCTGACTGGCTCAGCCACATGAAGTTCCTTGTGGTGCCTATAG GTTCTCACCCTGTGGCCAAACACCTCGGTTCTCTGGACAATCGCTACAGTTCTTCCTTCCTGGACAGCTCGTGGCGAGAGTTTTTCAGCCGCCCAGAGCCTCCTCAGACTG CTTCCTCTGGTGACTTTGTGGATGTGGCCGGGCGAATTCTACAATACATCAACGGATCTACAGTTACTCATCAGTTTCCCATTGCTGAGGCCATGCTGACCTGCAAACACAAGAC GCAAGATGATGATTCCCACCAAAATTTTGTTCCATTTGTGGGT GTGGTTAAGGTGGGATTGGTAGAGCCCAGCCCAGGATCTTCAg GTGGAGATTGTGAGGAGGGTTTGCCTTTGAGTTTGGCAGTTCCATCGACGTCTCCACCGGCTCATGGATCTCCCACTGGGATGATGAAAGATTCTGCAACGCCTCCTCCATCACCATCACTAAGCGGACTGGCTGCACTAGG GAGCCCCAGCATGTCTCATGGTATGGATGCCATTGGGCTGCAGGTGGATTACTGGGTGTCGTCAGGGGCTGAGAAGCGCAAAGATGGCGAGCGGAGAGACACGGGCAATAAGATCACTTTAAAGTGTGCGTTCAGATCCCTGCAGGTTAGCCGACTGCCCGGCTCCTTTGAGCTCCAGACTGGCTCTAACACCATGTCCATGACTGTGGTGACCAAGGAGAAAAACAAGAAAG TCCCGACCATCTTCCTGGGAAAGAAGCcgaaagagagagacacagagtcAAAGAGTCAGGTCATTGAAGGCATCACAAGACTAATCTGCTCTGCTAAGAATCAACAAACCAGTCTAAGAG